In one window of Hymenobacter nivis DNA:
- a CDS encoding T9SS type A sorting domain-containing protein, whose protein sequence is MKNNTRRSPAFRNLGRWIMLLLCVGLVAGTHATALAQACNLTIANNNANTTYNITTANQVVCVTATTLSRDIIIDAPNCTVNFNGSNSSTYTGSLTVTTKGTNCVINNNSGCNVSGSSNAINATTTINNNSGATWSGNFYNGGNKIMAPLTVVNAGTWGGGNQLEAKGNLTFTNTGTVNGVLFYGGSTTGQAFVLSNNGTWSGQVGANFTGSLSISNSSSKTWSASLAMNSLTAFAINNQGTWDAALGSFTVGSPGNANIINSGTWNNQGFGQLTGTTTITNSGVWNNTQVSVSGSLTINHSNTTANTWKGVPVNESSLTINNSGNWGLDIHFPVTGPNTFTTLAGGTITQGNGLIVDGPTTFQNNSTFTISKPSFVLPAGSSISNLAGTFNLSGGVDNKGSISNQATLNVTAYQTSTNTGTLVNSRSGQINVSSSFTNSGTVTNSGTVATIGSFTNSGTISGPASPLRGSFTVTGTSANSGIFGGNTSANQLNFCESNTAQPTHRGFDTQSGTVGSSTTICSATPLPVELVRFDAAVANGRVVLSWATASEKNAAYFVVERSADGRRFESLLTTKGQGTSTTLTEYQATDGQPLAGQSYYRLRQVDTDGTTSYSPVSAVNLETRLIRFTFAPNPTSDEVLITLAAGPAQPGTGDVFSLNGQLMLSQSWEGGGAVPLDMRTLPAGVYLLRIRTAGQQTMHRLLKL, encoded by the coding sequence GTGAAAAATAATACTCGTCGCTCACCCGCTTTCCGAAACCTTGGCCGTTGGATTATGCTACTATTGTGCGTGGGGCTGGTAGCCGGAACCCATGCTACCGCCCTGGCACAAGCATGCAACCTGACGATAGCTAATAACAACGCTAATACGACTTATAACATCACGACTGCTAATCAGGTCGTTTGCGTGACCGCAACTACCCTCAGCCGGGATATCATTATCGACGCCCCCAATTGTACTGTCAATTTTAACGGCAGCAACTCCAGCACATACACCGGAAGCTTGACTGTGACCACTAAGGGGACCAACTGCGTCATCAATAATAACAGTGGCTGCAACGTCTCCGGTAGCTCCAACGCCATCAATGCCACTACAACCATCAACAACAACAGTGGGGCTACCTGGAGCGGGAATTTTTATAACGGCGGCAATAAAATTATGGCGCCGCTCACGGTGGTGAATGCTGGTACCTGGGGCGGCGGCAATCAATTAGAAGCCAAAGGCAACTTGACGTTTACTAACACGGGCACGGTCAACGGCGTGCTTTTCTATGGCGGTTCGACCACGGGCCAGGCGTTTGTGCTGAGTAACAACGGCACCTGGAGTGGGCAGGTGGGAGCCAACTTTACTGGCAGCCTGAGCATCAGCAATAGCAGTAGCAAAACCTGGAGCGCCAGCCTGGCCATGAACTCGCTCACGGCTTTCGCCATCAACAACCAGGGCACCTGGGATGCGGCGCTGGGCTCATTCACGGTGGGCAGCCCGGGTAATGCCAACATCATCAATTCGGGCACCTGGAACAACCAAGGGTTCGGTCAACTGACGGGCACTACTACCATCACCAACAGCGGCGTCTGGAACAATACCCAGGTGAGCGTGAGCGGCAGCCTGACCATCAATCATTCAAATACGACGGCCAATACCTGGAAGGGCGTACCAGTAAATGAAAGCTCGCTGACAATAAATAATAGCGGTAACTGGGGTCTGGACATCCACTTTCCCGTCACGGGTCCTAATACTTTTACGACGCTGGCTGGCGGCACCATCACGCAGGGCAACGGACTTATCGTTGATGGGCCGACGACTTTCCAGAATAACAGCACGTTTACCATCAGCAAGCCGAGCTTTGTCCTGCCGGCCGGTTCCAGCATCAGCAACCTGGCGGGTACCTTCAACTTATCGGGCGGCGTTGACAACAAAGGGAGCATCAGCAACCAAGCCACGCTGAATGTCACGGCTTACCAAACGTCCACCAACACCGGCACGTTGGTCAACAGCCGTTCCGGTCAGATAAACGTGTCATCATCTTTCACCAATAGCGGGACCGTGACGAATAGCGGGACGGTGGCTACCATCGGCTCGTTCACTAACAGTGGGACTATCAGCGGCCCGGCCAGCCCCCTGCGCGGCAGCTTTACCGTGACGGGTACCTCGGCGAATAGTGGCATTTTTGGCGGCAACACCTCTGCCAACCAGTTAAATTTCTGCGAATCAAACACCGCGCAGCCCACTCATAGAGGCTTCGACACGCAGAGTGGAACTGTCGGCTCGAGCACCACTATCTGCTCCGCAACACCGCTGCCGGTGGAGCTTGTGCGTTTCGACGCCGCCGTAGCCAATGGAAGGGTGGTGCTGAGTTGGGCCACGGCATCGGAGAAAAACGCTGCCTATTTCGTCGTAGAGCGTAGTGCCGACGGGCGTCGCTTCGAAAGCCTGTTGACCACCAAGGGCCAAGGCACTTCGACGACTTTGACTGAATACCAGGCCACCGACGGGCAGCCCCTGGCAGGCCAGAGCTACTACCGTCTCCGGCAGGTCGATACAGATGGCACAACAAGCTACTCACCGGTGAGCGCCGTGAACCTGGAAACCCGTCTCATCCGCTTCACCTTCGCTCCCAATCCAACATCCGATGAGGTATTGATAACCCTGGCTGCCGGGCCTGCGCAGCCGGGTACCGGGGATGTGTTCAGCCTCAACGGCCAACTGATGCTGTCGCAGTCATGGGAAGGTGGCGGGGCCGTTCCGCTCGATATGCGCAC